Proteins found in one Paludisphaera rhizosphaerae genomic segment:
- a CDS encoding DUF2142 domain-containing protein, whose protein sequence is MLYAHAGESSADPVDGESRASFQCRFAAALVVLVLARGVVLMCAMPPFEGWDEYQHVAYVEHLSEGGRTPVVGETPTPQALLRVAVKSPQPYSAVHDGLNSAGGVGYPQFWADRQSGASPTFRDGGPIPLYQSQHGPLAYQVLRPVYAAFGGLGSIRSSVSGMRLANLLLTAAAVGAAFWCLSGLLRERRSAAWVGVVLATYPLFLINGVRVANDALAVFLATLLIWLMLTIATKPWNEIRRPELSFLGVGLLTGLAALAKATNYALVPFVGFCVLALAARREVPFRRAAACGLASALGFLVMTQAEMRFNLAHYGSISSMQEAALNHQRGHGPADLFRTAQQIPWLGWFVDLWDRRMFFAGGWSFLETHPKAIRWHEKLVFYGILGWVWALGVGAVLRRRGETTRGAFASPIVPAACVMIVLSYTAALAYHVVQSHLAWGRSSTGSWYASAAMPWFLTLVVVGLMRWPLPGRLRALPPLAMAAVSITAEAIAVHGRMIPFYTAFPDWRTSMDRLASLQPGWLGSSTLLAATAVEVVALGAVFLILVDDVRKEREESARLTPAKAHIGREAQRRTGAESTRTAV, encoded by the coding sequence ATGCTTTATGCACACGCGGGCGAGTCGTCGGCCGATCCGGTCGACGGCGAGTCCAGGGCCTCGTTCCAGTGCCGTTTCGCGGCCGCACTCGTCGTTCTGGTCCTGGCCCGGGGCGTAGTCCTTATGTGCGCCATGCCTCCGTTCGAAGGCTGGGACGAGTATCAGCACGTCGCCTACGTCGAGCACCTGAGCGAAGGGGGGCGCACCCCCGTCGTCGGCGAGACGCCGACGCCCCAGGCCCTCCTGAGGGTGGCCGTGAAGTCGCCTCAGCCATACTCGGCCGTTCACGACGGGCTCAATTCGGCGGGAGGCGTAGGCTACCCCCAATTCTGGGCTGATCGCCAGTCCGGCGCGAGCCCGACTTTCCGGGACGGCGGACCGATTCCGCTTTACCAGTCGCAACACGGACCGCTCGCCTATCAGGTTCTGAGGCCGGTCTACGCGGCGTTCGGCGGCCTGGGGTCGATCCGGTCGTCTGTTTCGGGAATGCGGTTGGCGAACCTGCTTTTGACCGCGGCGGCGGTGGGGGCGGCGTTCTGGTGTCTGTCGGGACTGCTGAGAGAACGTCGATCGGCGGCCTGGGTGGGGGTCGTGCTGGCGACGTATCCGCTGTTCCTGATCAACGGCGTCCGCGTGGCGAACGACGCACTGGCTGTTTTCCTGGCGACGCTCCTGATCTGGTTGATGCTCACGATCGCGACCAAACCGTGGAATGAGATTCGCCGCCCGGAACTGAGTTTCCTCGGCGTCGGTCTGCTCACCGGCCTCGCGGCTCTGGCCAAGGCGACCAACTACGCGCTCGTCCCCTTCGTCGGGTTTTGCGTCCTGGCGTTGGCGGCTCGGCGCGAGGTGCCTTTCCGTCGCGCGGCGGCCTGCGGCCTGGCGTCGGCGCTAGGCTTTCTGGTGATGACTCAGGCCGAGATGCGGTTCAACCTCGCGCATTACGGGTCGATCAGCTCGATGCAGGAAGCGGCGCTCAACCATCAGCGCGGTCACGGCCCGGCGGACCTCTTCCGAACGGCTCAGCAGATTCCCTGGCTCGGCTGGTTCGTGGACCTCTGGGATCGCCGGATGTTCTTCGCGGGCGGATGGAGCTTCCTGGAGACTCACCCGAAGGCGATTCGCTGGCACGAGAAGCTCGTGTTCTACGGAATCCTTGGTTGGGTCTGGGCCTTGGGAGTCGGAGCCGTGCTTCGCCGCCGAGGTGAAACGACCAGGGGAGCGTTCGCGAGTCCAATCGTCCCGGCTGCTTGCGTGATGATCGTCCTCTCGTACACGGCGGCTTTGGCGTATCACGTGGTGCAGTCGCACCTGGCCTGGGGACGCTCGTCGACGGGCTCCTGGTATGCGAGCGCGGCGATGCCCTGGTTCCTGACGCTCGTGGTCGTCGGTCTGATGCGGTGGCCCTTGCCCGGCCGATTGCGAGCGCTTCCGCCCCTGGCCATGGCCGCTGTTTCCATCACGGCCGAGGCGATCGCCGTCCACGGCCGGATGATCCCGTTCTACACGGCCTTCCCGGATTGGCGGACGAGCATGGACCGGTTGGCCTCGCTTCAGCCGGGATGGCTGGGAAGTTCAACGCTGCTCGCCGCCACGGCCGTCGAGGTCGTCGCGTTGGGTGCCGTCTTCCTGATTCTCGTCGACGACGTCCGGAAAGAACGCGAGGAATCCGCACGGCTGACGCCGGCCAAGGCTCACATCGGGCGTGA